ATCAACTTCAAAAACAAGCGATCTCGAAGTTTAATGCAAATGTATAACAATCTTTTTTGGAGGTGTACAACCGATGGCTATATATTTTATACGGCATGGAATAGATGATGAAGGCTATCGTGGGGGTTGGAGTCAACGTGGACTTGTAGTAGAGGGCTATAGACAAGCCGAACGACTTGGTTGTTATCTTAAGGAAAATCAGTCTAGCTTTAACATCACTCGTATCCTTAGCAGTGATTTGCAGCGTGCGTTAGATACAGCAAATGAGATCGCCAGAGCGCTAAGCTTGCCTGTTGAAAGCAGTCAGTCTTGGAGAGAAACGAATAATGGTGTAATCGCTGGAATGCCCCATGAAATTGCAAATGAACGATACCCGGGTCTCTATTTCTCAGAATTAAGAATGGATGAGAGATTTCCAGGAGGAGAAAGTCCGCAGGATTTTTTTACGCGAATTAATATAAGTTTCTCAAAACTATGTAATGAACTGGAGAGTACTGATCCAAAAGAAAATGTAATTGTGGTAACGCATGGTGGCGTAATTAATATTATTTATCATATTTTAAAAGGGCTAACGTGGACCAATAAGAATGCCCATTTCCCGACTTCATATACAAGTATTCATAAAATAGAGTATCAAGCAGATATGTGGGTAGTTACAGCTGAAAATCTTACGGAACATATATCAAGTGATCAGGCTGCTGGTATGTCCAATTGATTGGGAGGTACAAATATGGGATTATTGAATGCACTGATCGATCAAGCCAAGAACCCGAGAGGATTCGTGGGGAATATCATGATCAAGATCATGAACCAGGCACATTCCAGCATAACAACGTGGGGGCTTAAAAAAATAGAAAAGATGAACAACGCCCCTATTTTGGACATAGGCTGTGGTGGCGGTCAAACTATACATACGCTTGCAAAACATAATAAATATCAGAAAATCTACGGCTTAGATTATTCTCAGCAAGCTGTGGAGACATCCATTCAAAAAAACAATAAGGCTGTTGCCGCAGGTAGGGTGAAGATTAGTCAGGGAGACGTATCGGCTTTACCGTTCAATGATGGATTTATCGGGACGATCACGGCTATTCAGACGCATTATTTCTGGCCCGATCTTGAACATGATATAAGTGAAGTGTATAGGGTGCTGAAGGCAGGCGGAACGTTTGTTATTATTTCTGAGGTCTATAAAATTAATTATCACATGAAACAATATACAAAGAACGAAGAGATAGATCATTTATTTCGGAAAGCTGGCTTTCAAACGGTAAATATTCACGAGAACAACAAATGGAAATGTTATGCTGGAAAGAAATAAAGCGGCCGCACCGCCCCAAAAAGGACGACACAGCCGCTTTAATTTCACCGTCTATTTAGCCGGAATGGTATTAAACGAACAACGAACGGGAAATGATTACGAGCAAGATAAAGAGTACCAAGATCGCACCAGTTGAAGTGAAGGCTCCTCCATGAAATTCACCCATGATATATTCCTCCTTAACGTATGTCTTATTCTCATTGCTACGGCGGGTGTCGCAGCTTTCTGAGATAATGACATCATATGCCAAAGTGGACTGGATGTACTGGTCTATGGCCTATTGCTCGTCAATATGGGCTTTTAAGATGCGAAGTCCTTTAGGAAGATGATTCTTAAGTTGGCCTGCACTTGCTTTGCCCCAACTTATCGGCAATCCATCTAAAGTTACAAGTGTCCATCCATGTAATTCAACCGGCACTGGTAAGCTTTCTCCCCGGAGCCAAGCATGTATTTCCAGCCCCCCACTACTGAGATCAAAACTACGTGTTACTTGTGTGTGCTGAATCGCCATCGCTAGGGCGTGAGCGGGTTCAATCCGATTTTTCTTCAAATGGGCAATATGTAGCCCGGCACGAGGAATACGCAAACCATCCAGCAGCCCAGTATGGAGGTTGCCATTAAAGGATTCAGGCAGTAAATATAGGGATTCTCCGAACAGCAGAGGGACGCCTTGATATGAGAAACCAGGAAGCTCTAACGAAGCCCAGTCTTGGAATAACTGGTACGCATCGCGTACGGAAGAATTAATTTTTGGGTTGTTTTTATTCCGACGTTTACTGGTGCTGCGTTTGGCATCATCATTAACATCGTTTTCGGTGACACTGTGCTTACGTAGGAGTGCAACAAAGTGGCCTTCGCCTTTTTCTAAATGTGGCCAAAGGCGCTTGCAGGTAAGTAGTTCCATATCGGGGTACCGATCCGTCAATCGGGCAATGGTCTCCTCATTCTCTTGACGGTTAAAGGTGCAAGTAGAATAGGCCAGAGTACCCCCAGGCTTAAGCATAAGGTAGGCGTCCTGCAGGATGTCCCATTGTCTCGCCGCACACATAACCACATGGTCAGGAGACCATTCTTG
This genomic stretch from Paenibacillus sp. FSL H7-0737 harbors:
- a CDS encoding sporulation protein YjcZ, which encodes MGEFHGGAFTSTGAILVLFILLVIISRSLFV
- a CDS encoding histidine phosphatase family protein, whose product is MAIYFIRHGIDDEGYRGGWSQRGLVVEGYRQAERLGCYLKENQSSFNITRILSSDLQRALDTANEIARALSLPVESSQSWRETNNGVIAGMPHEIANERYPGLYFSELRMDERFPGGESPQDFFTRINISFSKLCNELESTDPKENVIVVTHGGVINIIYHILKGLTWTNKNAHFPTSYTSIHKIEYQADMWVVTAENLTEHISSDQAAGMSN
- a CDS encoding RsmB/NOP family class I SAM-dependent RNA methyltransferase, yielding MKEEQLPASYTAYIQEMLGQEANAFLESYSAPRTQGLRFNPLKSISDSGQVAVERTVSQFDLKPIPWCPDGYYYEEPARPGRHPYHAAGLYYIQEPSAMSAAELLAPKPGETVLDLAAAPGGKTTHIAGLMQGQGFLISNEIHPERAKILAENVERLGIKNTLVTCATPEQLSSRFPLAFDRIMLDAPCSGEGMFRKDPNAVQEWSPDHVVMCAARQWDILQDAYLMLKPGGTLAYSTCTFNRQENEETIARLTDRYPDMELLTCKRLWPHLEKGEGHFVALLRKHSVTENDVNDDAKRSTSKRRNKNNPKINSSVRDAYQLFQDWASLELPGFSYQGVPLLFGESLYLLPESFNGNLHTGLLDGLRIPRAGLHIAHLKKNRIEPAHALAMAIQHTQVTRSFDLSSGGLEIHAWLRGESLPVPVELHGWTLVTLDGLPISWGKASAGQLKNHLPKGLRILKAHIDEQ
- a CDS encoding class I SAM-dependent methyltransferase; the protein is MGLLNALIDQAKNPRGFVGNIMIKIMNQAHSSITTWGLKKIEKMNNAPILDIGCGGGQTIHTLAKHNKYQKIYGLDYSQQAVETSIQKNNKAVAAGRVKISQGDVSALPFNDGFIGTITAIQTHYFWPDLEHDISEVYRVLKAGGTFVIISEVYKINYHMKQYTKNEEIDHLFRKAGFQTVNIHENNKWKCYAGKK